The following coding sequences are from one Saprospiraceae bacterium window:
- a CDS encoding amino acid dehydrogenase has translation MEAILNQFLEKRPEIVFEWKDALTDAEGWLVINSLNGGAAGGGTRMRLGLNKEEVLALAKVMEIKFKVSGPGIGGAKSGINFNPADPGKAGVLERWYKAIRPLLKTYYGTGGDLNVDESAEVLPILENLDVYHPQEGVLRGHFQLDTANTRKRLEQLSIGTKLPVVTKDYSPDGNGKYNVADMITGFGVSESIRHYYDIYHDSDLKDKRVVIQGWGNVGSAAAYYLSQCGATIVCIQDREGGLIDEGGMTFDRVRELFLSKAGNKLNAPDLISPDEVQKRKFDLGAEVFVPAAASRLISNEEAQNWINKKLTVMSCGANVPFDENKYIYGPICKELDQKLSLIPDFVANCGMARVFANLMSTSLEVEETTIFKDVSVTIHEALRLSKVQSENLFYITKRLIQNYLNA, from the coding sequence ATGGAAGCAATATTGAATCAATTTTTAGAGAAAAGACCTGAAATCGTTTTTGAATGGAAAGACGCATTAACTGATGCAGAAGGTTGGTTGGTCATCAATAGTTTGAATGGCGGTGCGGCAGGAGGAGGTACTCGCATGAGGCTTGGACTCAATAAGGAGGAGGTGCTTGCACTTGCCAAAGTAATGGAGATAAAATTTAAGGTTAGTGGTCCTGGAATAGGTGGCGCAAAATCTGGTATTAACTTCAATCCTGCCGATCCGGGAAAAGCAGGTGTCTTGGAAAGATGGTACAAAGCCATTAGACCATTACTGAAAACTTATTATGGAACTGGAGGTGATCTGAATGTCGATGAATCAGCAGAGGTATTACCAATACTGGAAAATCTGGACGTCTACCACCCTCAGGAGGGTGTATTGAGAGGCCATTTTCAACTGGATACAGCAAATACAAGAAAAAGATTGGAGCAATTGTCCATTGGAACTAAACTTCCGGTAGTTACAAAAGACTATTCTCCTGATGGTAATGGAAAATATAACGTTGCAGATATGATCACCGGCTTTGGAGTTTCTGAATCAATCAGGCATTATTATGATATTTATCACGATTCTGACCTGAAAGACAAAAGAGTTGTTATTCAAGGTTGGGGAAATGTCGGATCTGCTGCAGCATATTATTTGAGCCAATGTGGAGCTACAATAGTTTGTATTCAAGATAGGGAAGGTGGATTGATCGACGAAGGGGGTATGACATTTGATCGAGTTCGCGAGTTGTTTTTAAGCAAAGCCGGAAATAAATTGAATGCACCTGATTTGATTTCTCCCGATGAAGTTCAAAAAAGGAAATTTGATTTAGGTGCTGAAGTGTTTGTTCCTGCAGCTGCCTCCCGATTGATCAGCAATGAAGAAGCCCAAAATTGGATTAACAAAAAATTAACAGTAATGAGTTGTGGAGCTAATGTGCCGTTTGATGAAAACAAGTACATTTACGGTCCAATTTGCAAAGAGCTAGACCAAAAGCTTTCTCTTATCCCCGACTTTGTAGCCAATTGTGGTATGGCGCGTGTTTTTGCAAATTTAATGAGTACTTCATTAGAAGTCGAGGAAACAACAATTTTTAAGGATGTTTCTGTGACTATTCATGAAGCACTGCGTCTTTCAAA